One segment of Leptospiraceae bacterium DNA contains the following:
- a CDS encoding tetratricopeptide repeat protein has translation MKKITIVLLLTIALQGVTAEDIKKDYLSYKWAKYSFNNFWMKNITDQVSAKNEATKLNAEGFKLYKSKKDKDAIPKYEAAIDKYPTGEVYYNYGNSLANVKRFEDSIKAYEIALKLDPPRPELALYNIACSYSLMNKPDSAYKYLANAVDRGYNAFEYIKKDSDMANLRKQPDWETKLKSIKANANYSVDSLNGMITEEGPRQPEYFYLCKSGIALNIGGYQIDCPGKGFDRGKWKLVNGDVKVSFQEKCSPEYVATAAELKAAESQPMYEGQCPTGSPKFVGCTKINPKENYSDRNLTREDVRAMFTPTSGEYVAMTFSKFKDGKEPKQCDPNFKLKGLKDYVVE, from the coding sequence ATGAAAAAAATAACCATAGTTCTACTACTCACAATCGCCTTACAAGGTGTAACCGCAGAGGATATTAAAAAAGATTACCTGTCTTATAAATGGGCAAAGTATTCATTTAATAACTTTTGGATGAAAAACATCACAGACCAAGTGAGTGCAAAAAACGAAGCCACGAAACTAAACGCAGAAGGATTTAAACTTTACAAATCCAAAAAAGATAAAGACGCAATTCCTAAATACGAAGCGGCTATTGACAAGTATCCAACAGGTGAAGTTTATTACAATTACGGAAATAGTCTTGCGAATGTTAAGAGATTCGAAGATTCTATCAAGGCTTATGAAATTGCACTAAAACTCGATCCACCTCGTCCTGAATTAGCTCTTTATAATATTGCTTGTTCTTATAGTCTTATGAATAAACCAGATAGTGCTTATAAGTATTTGGCAAATGCCGTAGACAGAGGATACAATGCATTTGAATATATCAAAAAAGATTCTGATATGGCAAATTTAAGAAAACAGCCTGATTGGGAAACTAAACTAAAATCAATTAAAGCAAACGCGAATTATTCGGTAGATTCTTTGAATGGAATGATCACAGAAGAAGGTCCGAGGCAACCTGAATACTTTTATCTTTGTAAATCGGGAATTGCATTAAATATTGGCGGTTATCAAATTGATTGTCCTGGTAAAGGTTTTGACCGAGGCAAATGGAAGTTAGTCAATGGAGATGTAAAAGTCTCCTTCCAGGAAAAATGTTCACCTGAATACGTAGCAACCGCGGCAGAATTAAAAGCCGCTGAATCACAACCAATGTATGAAGGTCAATGCCCGACCGGTTCCCCAAAATTTGTAGGTTGTACAAAAATAAATCCAAAAGAAAATTATTCTGATCGAAATCTTACTCGGGAAGATGTTCGTGCAATGTTTACTCCGACTAGTGGGGAATACGTTGCAATGACTTTTTCTAAATTCAAAGATGGTAAAGAACCAAAACAATGTGATCCTAATTTTAAACTTAAAGGCTTAAAGGATTATGTAGTGGAGTAA
- a CDS encoding biotin carboxylase, with amino-acid sequence MFDIAGKKGKFHESSSEWIRSFDLTGIKCLIVCRGPVRKEAMDVFDEIGIKEYGILLSEKDSVVYPMAFAPELRNFRFINNIHRISDYMGSGKEEKDSIIGQIINIAVKNNYTHIFAGYGFMAEDAEFIEAIENSGVRFMGPASSVARQAGAKDAAKIIARRLNVSVTPGVDNITALAMLHKAGGKDGLLKIAKDNNLKLTYDDSISEAENAEKLLQLSYEAHIDLVTIEDLQKEAEIEVEGIWKKYPKNRIRLKYIGGGGGKGQRIIGNKSEVKAAVMEILAESKVTGVGSNRNFLIELNIENTRHNEIQLIGNGEWSLALGGRDCSLQMHEQKLLEISNTREMLEYEIAASKDPKRAETLKGDLKVLTEMEEQSERFGAAVKLDSVSTFESIVEGTNHFFMEMNTRIQVEHRVTEMAYKLKFVNPSNANDFFIVESLIEAMAMLSVHGKSVPKPIRILRNVSGAEARINATNGALQPHAGGLIQSWSKTSEHEIRDDQGIGIRNPDTGAFIHYRLAGAYDSNIALLVSYGKTRAENLERLREIIRISEVRGADLQTNLPVHYGLINWILGHDVMFKPNTKFMLSYLAGVGSLASYVKDIDMDILWSEVVKKTTKEDPLLGKALSRKVTLITRPIKLLFESPHLLAGCIGYNRHRSWKIVDGKPEFTRNPLEILKELYEYLDLDRAAGKVPCEEIWDHDEAIIEEGLAFYADLKKISGKDEPFSYFDDALRNNKNPAPDKIPADIWEKCMGSHAGFQVGLDLIKVIPKVGTLSGFFEIRMNETLDAVVPEQFTEPANINRLIKFLAPPPKAKSDEIIAPMGGMYYSKEAPNLPQMIKVGDHFNAGQPLFIIEVMKMFNKIVAPFSGTIVKGFMEDSDGKIIGKGQPIFKVVPDEQIVEETDEEVFNRKKKATLALIA; translated from the coding sequence ATGTTTGATATAGCAGGTAAAAAAGGTAAATTTCACGAATCTTCTTCTGAGTGGATTCGTTCGTTTGATTTAACAGGTATTAAATGCCTAATCGTATGTCGCGGTCCTGTTCGTAAGGAAGCTATGGATGTATTTGATGAAATTGGCATTAAAGAATATGGGATTTTGCTTTCTGAAAAAGATAGCGTAGTATATCCAATGGCATTTGCCCCTGAGCTTCGTAACTTCCGGTTTATCAATAATATCCATCGTATCTCTGATTACATGGGTTCTGGAAAGGAAGAAAAAGACAGTATCATTGGTCAGATTATAAATATTGCGGTTAAGAATAATTACACTCATATATTTGCGGGTTATGGTTTTATGGCGGAAGATGCTGAGTTCATCGAAGCCATCGAAAATTCTGGTGTACGTTTTATGGGTCCTGCATCAAGTGTAGCCAGACAAGCAGGTGCAAAAGATGCTGCGAAGATAATCGCTCGTAGACTCAATGTGTCTGTTACTCCCGGTGTTGATAATATTACTGCACTTGCTATGCTTCACAAAGCTGGCGGAAAGGATGGCCTATTAAAAATTGCAAAAGATAATAATTTAAAGCTTACTTATGATGATTCAATTTCAGAAGCGGAAAACGCCGAGAAACTTCTACAACTTTCGTATGAAGCACATATTGATTTAGTTACCATTGAAGATTTGCAAAAAGAAGCCGAAATCGAAGTAGAAGGAATTTGGAAAAAATATCCCAAAAATCGTATTCGTCTGAAATACATCGGTGGTGGTGGCGGTAAAGGGCAAAGGATTATTGGAAACAAATCTGAAGTTAAAGCAGCAGTTATGGAAATACTCGCCGAGTCCAAAGTAACAGGTGTTGGTTCAAACAGAAACTTCCTCATCGAACTAAATATCGAAAACACTCGTCACAATGAAATCCAGCTGATCGGTAACGGAGAATGGTCGTTAGCCCTGGGGGGTCGTGATTGTTCATTGCAAATGCACGAACAAAAACTTCTAGAAATTTCTAATACAAGAGAAATGCTCGAATATGAAATCGCAGCTTCCAAAGATCCCAAAAGAGCAGAAACGCTAAAGGGAGATTTAAAAGTTCTAACAGAAATGGAAGAACAATCAGAACGTTTTGGTGCCGCCGTAAAACTAGATAGTGTTTCTACATTTGAGTCAATTGTAGAAGGAACCAATCACTTCTTCATGGAAATGAACACTCGTATCCAAGTAGAACATCGCGTAACTGAGATGGCTTACAAATTAAAATTCGTAAATCCATCGAACGCGAATGATTTCTTTATCGTAGAAAGTTTGATTGAAGCTATGGCAATGTTATCGGTTCATGGAAAAAGTGTTCCTAAACCTATTAGAATTTTACGAAACGTATCTGGTGCTGAAGCTAGGATCAATGCAACTAACGGTGCATTACAGCCACACGCTGGAGGGCTGATTCAAAGTTGGTCAAAAACAAGCGAACACGAGATTCGTGACGATCAAGGGATTGGAATTCGTAATCCTGATACAGGAGCTTTTATCCACTATCGTTTGGCTGGAGCTTATGATTCAAACATCGCACTTCTTGTAAGTTACGGAAAAACTAGAGCCGAAAACTTAGAGAGACTTCGTGAGATTATCCGTATTTCTGAAGTGCGAGGGGCGGATTTACAAACCAATCTTCCTGTTCACTATGGTCTTATCAACTGGATATTAGGGCATGATGTAATGTTTAAACCAAACACAAAATTCATGTTATCCTATCTTGCCGGTGTAGGCTCGCTTGCTTCCTACGTCAAAGATATCGATATGGATATTCTTTGGTCCGAAGTGGTAAAGAAAACTACAAAAGAAGACCCGTTACTCGGAAAAGCTCTTTCTAGAAAGGTAACATTGATTACCCGCCCTATTAAGTTGTTGTTTGAAAGTCCACATTTACTTGCTGGTTGCATCGGATACAATCGACATAGATCATGGAAAATCGTAGACGGCAAACCGGAGTTTACCCGTAATCCGCTGGAAATTCTAAAGGAATTGTATGAGTATCTTGATTTAGATAGAGCAGCTGGTAAAGTACCTTGTGAAGAAATTTGGGATCATGATGAGGCAATCATTGAAGAGGGGCTCGCATTTTACGCTGACCTCAAAAAAATTTCTGGGAAAGACGAGCCGTTTTCGTATTTCGATGATGCTCTTCGTAACAATAAAAATCCTGCTCCTGATAAAATTCCGGCAGATATTTGGGAAAAATGTATGGGTTCTCATGCAGGTTTTCAAGTAGGATTGGATCTAATCAAAGTTATCCCTAAAGTAGGAACCTTGTCTGGATTTTTTGAAATTCGAATGAATGAAACTCTTGATGCTGTAGTTCCGGAACAATTCACGGAACCAGCAAATATCAATCGTCTCATCAAATTCTTGGCTCCTCCTCCAAAGGCGAAGTCCGATGAAATTATTGCTCCAATGGGTGGAATGTATTATTCTAAGGAAGCTCCGAATTTACCTCAGATGATAAAAGTGGGAGACCATTTCAATGCGGGTCAGCCGTTATTTATCATCGAAGTTATGAAGATGTTCAATAAGATTGTCGCTCCATTCAGTGGAACTATCGTCAAAGGTTTCATGGAAGACTCCGATGGAAAGATTATCGGAAAAGGACAACCAATCTTCAAAGTTGTCCCCGATGAACAAATCGTGGAAGAAACAGATGAAGAAGTTTTCAACCGCAAGAAAAAAGCTACACTCGCGCTGATTGCATAG
- a CDS encoding acetyl-CoA carboxylase carboxyltransferase subunit — protein MDSKLISFENPLAKLNEPEAATVKTGIYEDALKMGEELIKKPLAGGGTDRILVQHSKDRMTVWERIKVLTDKEPNIFYQNWGANLDGASLVTGILNIDGRDVAIYGHDFTLRAGSMDATNGSKLARLIYMAGEHGIPLIGMNDSAGAFVPAGVGGLDGYSEAFTALRKISGMVPSVMLMFGFNAGGGSYLPRQGSFMIQCDNTFFGLTGPGVVKSVLGEDISAEDLGGPKVHGQSGVVDLVTPDEYGSLKTALRLLSYLPDSNKVNAPFFPTSDPIDRFTYEEDILFKKTFNSPTGMNTPFDITLYLQQICDHGAYFEVQPQRARNIITAFGRIGGHVVAFLANNSAVSSGQIDIAAAKKGTRFVRFANLYNIPMIFLEDTTGFLPGREQEAGGIVLEGRKLLDSIIDLRTPRITLIIRNAFGGAYATFNSYFTGADVVYTLPTARIAVMGPAGKDYVYKDEIGKINKAYAESIKKGASEAEAKQVRDAELAKLSQLYEKELMNPKEALSLGSVSSVVIPGTSRKVLGNTLNYLMSRYKPSPMSGVQREFE, from the coding sequence ATGGACAGTAAACTTATATCCTTTGAAAATCCATTGGCAAAGTTAAACGAACCGGAAGCGGCAACAGTCAAAACCGGAATCTACGAAGATGCCCTAAAAATGGGCGAAGAACTCATCAAAAAACCTTTAGCAGGTGGGGGCACAGATAGAATTTTAGTGCAACACTCAAAGGACAGGATGACAGTTTGGGAAAGAATCAAAGTCCTAACCGATAAAGAGCCAAATATTTTTTACCAAAACTGGGGAGCTAATTTAGACGGTGCTTCTCTTGTAACTGGAATTCTAAACATTGACGGCAGAGATGTTGCGATCTACGGTCACGACTTTACGCTCCGCGCTGGTTCGATGGACGCGACTAACGGTAGTAAACTTGCACGTCTAATTTACATGGCGGGTGAACACGGTATACCGCTAATTGGTATGAATGATTCGGCTGGAGCTTTCGTTCCGGCGGGAGTGGGCGGACTCGACGGTTATAGTGAGGCGTTTACTGCTCTTCGTAAAATTTCTGGTATGGTTCCGAGTGTGATGCTCATGTTTGGATTTAATGCTGGGGGTGGTTCGTATTTGCCTCGCCAAGGCTCTTTTATGATTCAGTGCGACAATACTTTCTTCGGTCTCACAGGACCGGGTGTAGTTAAATCGGTGTTAGGCGAAGATATATCCGCCGAAGATTTGGGTGGTCCAAAAGTCCACGGACAAAGTGGGGTAGTGGATTTAGTTACTCCAGATGAATACGGATCTCTCAAAACTGCACTTCGTTTACTTTCTTACCTACCAGATAGCAACAAAGTAAACGCTCCATTTTTCCCAACCTCAGATCCAATTGATCGTTTTACTTACGAAGAGGATATTCTATTTAAGAAGACATTTAACTCTCCAACAGGTATGAATACACCGTTTGATATTACTCTCTATTTACAACAGATTTGTGATCACGGAGCATATTTTGAAGTCCAACCTCAAAGGGCGCGTAATATCATTACTGCGTTTGGAAGAATCGGCGGACACGTTGTAGCGTTTTTAGCAAACAATTCTGCTGTAAGTTCTGGGCAAATTGACATAGCCGCTGCAAAAAAAGGAACTCGGTTTGTTCGTTTTGCAAATCTTTACAATATTCCAATGATTTTCTTAGAAGACACAACTGGATTTTTACCGGGTCGAGAACAGGAAGCAGGTGGGATTGTCCTAGAAGGTCGTAAGTTACTTGATTCTATCATTGATCTTCGCACTCCGCGAATTACACTTATTATCCGTAACGCATTTGGTGGTGCGTATGCAACTTTCAATTCTTATTTCACAGGAGCTGATGTGGTATATACTTTACCAACTGCTCGTATTGCCGTAATGGGTCCTGCCGGAAAGGATTACGTTTACAAAGATGAAATCGGAAAGATTAACAAAGCGTATGCGGAGTCTATTAAAAAAGGTGCATCAGAAGCAGAGGCAAAACAAGTTCGTGATGCAGAGCTTGCCAAACTTTCGCAATTGTATGAGAAAGAGTTAATGAATCCAAAAGAAGCACTTTCACTTGGTTCTGTTTCAAGTGTTGTGATCCCGGGAACAAGTAGAAAAGTTTTAGGAAATACGTTAAATTATTTAATGAGTCGTTATAAGCCATCTCCAATGAGTGGTGTGCAAAGGGAGTTTGAATAA
- a CDS encoding pirin family protein — translation MTPKQILPPKTVNLGSTSVLRVIPRKEKRNIGPFVFLDHMGPAEIPPGKKIAILPHPHIGLATITYLFEGALVHRDSTGIVQSIYPREINWMTSGRGISHSERSEEKLEKTGFRLHGLQFWIALPADKEDMPPEFQHISKDGLPKIQLDECDIQLLAGNLFGKSAATQTLSPLLLLDVRLSARKKIKIPTNGMELGIYIVSGSLKLATGEIIQSPNFILPENSDFLEIEANENSILSIFGGENFPEPRFIDWNFVSTSKEKIEKAKFAWKNQDLTLFGNVPGETEYIPLMS, via the coding sequence ATGACACCAAAACAAATTTTACCACCGAAAACTGTGAACTTAGGCTCCACTTCAGTACTTAGAGTGATTCCTCGAAAGGAAAAAAGAAATATAGGCCCTTTCGTTTTTTTGGACCATATGGGACCCGCAGAAATTCCGCCTGGTAAAAAAATTGCCATTTTACCTCATCCACATATTGGACTTGCTACGATCACTTATTTATTTGAAGGGGCCCTAGTTCATAGAGATAGCACTGGAATTGTTCAATCTATTTATCCAAGAGAAATTAATTGGATGACTTCTGGTAGAGGAATTTCTCATTCCGAAAGATCTGAAGAAAAATTAGAAAAAACTGGATTTAGGCTTCACGGGCTTCAATTCTGGATTGCGCTTCCTGCGGATAAAGAAGATATGCCTCCTGAATTTCAGCATATTTCTAAAGATGGACTTCCAAAAATTCAGTTAGATGAATGCGATATACAGCTATTAGCCGGAAATTTATTCGGGAAAAGTGCGGCCACTCAAACGTTATCTCCACTTCTTCTATTAGATGTAAGACTAAGTGCCAGAAAAAAAATAAAAATTCCCACTAATGGTATGGAATTAGGCATCTATATTGTGAGTGGCAGTTTGAAATTAGCCACTGGGGAAATTATTCAATCGCCTAATTTTATTTTGCCCGAGAATTCAGATTTTCTGGAAATAGAGGCGAATGAAAATTCTATTCTTTCTATTTTCGGCGGAGAAAATTTTCCTGAGCCTCGTTTTATAGATTGGAATTTTGTTTCTACTTCTAAAGAAAAAATCGAAAAAGCTAAATTTGCTTGGAAAAATCAGGATTTAACTCTGTTCGGAAATGTGCCCGGGGAGACGGAGTATATCCCGCTTATGTCTTAA
- a CDS encoding TAXI family TRAP transporter solute-binding subunit, with product MKNKIIILLISTLILIQCKKEGNNVFAGGFPGGTYDTLTKSLQEIPELKVNVIASNGSLDNINLLLDKKAEFALTQVDMYYSAKLGNSAVAKEINILLPMLEDEIHLVVNNSIKSTQDLKGKKIAIGHSVSGIKATSISVLRLCGIDFSEIETIELGPEEALPKLLKQEIDAVFVVSGLPVKILSELPENAKDKIKILNIESSILNQIKEGNKVYQKSTIPANTYSWQKDPIQTLQVQTVLIARKDLPKEKVSTFLKSLFLNLENLTKVHPEWNGLDKKILKEKSTTLPDFFNPVVIENLN from the coding sequence ATGAAAAATAAAATTATTATTCTCCTAATCTCTACTTTGATTCTAATTCAATGTAAAAAAGAAGGAAACAACGTATTCGCAGGCGGATTTCCAGGTGGTACATATGATACATTAACTAAATCGCTACAAGAAATTCCTGAATTAAAAGTGAATGTAATTGCATCAAATGGAAGTCTGGATAATATCAATTTACTCCTTGACAAAAAAGCAGAATTTGCACTCACACAAGTTGATATGTATTATAGCGCAAAATTAGGAAATTCCGCTGTAGCAAAAGAAATAAATATTTTACTTCCTATGTTAGAAGATGAAATACATTTAGTTGTAAACAATTCAATTAAATCAACACAAGACCTAAAAGGAAAAAAAATTGCCATTGGACATTCTGTTTCTGGAATCAAAGCTACTTCCATCTCCGTTTTGCGACTCTGTGGAATTGACTTTAGCGAAATCGAAACTATTGAGTTGGGACCAGAAGAAGCGCTACCCAAGTTATTGAAACAAGAAATTGATGCCGTATTTGTAGTATCTGGTTTACCAGTTAAAATCCTTTCTGAACTTCCAGAAAATGCAAAAGACAAAATTAAGATTTTAAATATTGAAAGTTCTATTTTAAACCAAATCAAAGAAGGCAACAAAGTTTACCAAAAATCAACTATACCAGCCAATACATACAGTTGGCAAAAAGATCCTATCCAAACATTGCAAGTGCAAACAGTGTTAATCGCTAGAAAAGATTTACCAAAAGAAAAAGTTTCTACTTTTCTAAAATCTCTCTTTTTGAATTTAGAAAATCTTACAAAAGTTCATCCAGAATGGAACGGACTAGATAAAAAAATTCTAAAAGAAAAATCCACAACTTTACCAGATTTTTTTAATCCAGTAGTAATAGAAAATTTGAATTAA